One genomic segment of Brassica napus cultivar Da-Ae chromosome A3, Da-Ae, whole genome shotgun sequence includes these proteins:
- the LOC106443727 gene encoding uncharacterized protein LOC106443727: protein MPFLAHFLFQKTKQRNTIEKKNMNSKSLTCCVVFLLHTNLLSSTSPSSLIHINSTTSILNVTLPHSLSQSLEDFALKTLTNQHHTGSLYRAVLPNNLSGIEVSIVRLTGKSIWNAGARFSNVLIPARSVSVPPARRVAIVYQNLGNWSNHWYTVPGYRLITSVLGFRVLDVSDQDNVKEISLKMKNPVKILFRDLSDEKMLSRVSCVSFKAQNEDKEAARISRMILPGVCYGSSHGDYSVIEPLEKDKKKKVALWRTWWWLWMVGLVLGLGMLWFLGFVCTMGLRILRTKKIQVMMEREANDGEVFESRWVGGSKMPSATVTRTLPESESRFENGYHG from the coding sequence ATGCCTTTCCTTGCACATTTTTTGTtccaaaagacaaaacaaagaaacacgatcgaaaagaaaaacatgaacTCCAAGTCTCTCACTTGTTGTGTTGTGTTCTTGCTACACACAAATTTATTATCTTCTACATCGCCATCATCTCTCATCCACATCAACTCCACAACATCAATCCTCAATGTCACGTTACCACACTCCTTATCTCAATCCCTTGAGGATTTCGCCCTCAAGACGTTAACAAACCAACACCACACCGGTTCTTTATACCGAGCTGTCTTACCGAATAATTTATCAGGCATAGAAGTCTCCATAGTCCGTCTCACCGGGAAGAGCATTTGGAACGCCGGGGCCAGATTCAGCAACGTGCTTATTCCGGCAAGGTCAGTTTCGGTTCCTCCTGCAAGGAGAGTCGCTATTGTGTACCAAAATCTAGGGAACTGGTCTAACCATTGGTATACCGTACCCGGTTACCGGTTAATCACTTCTgtcttagggtttagggttttggacgTGTCGGATCAAGACAACGTCAAAGAGATCAGTCTAAAGATGAAGAATCCTGTAAAGATCTTGTTTAGGGATTTATCGGATGAAAAAATGTTGTCTAGGGTAAGTTGCGTGAGTTTCAAGGCACAAAACGAAGACAAGGAAGCTGCTCGTATAAGCAGAATGATTCTCCCGGGCGTGTGTTATGGTTCAAGCCATGGAGACTACTCGGTGATCGAACCTTTAGAGAaggataagaagaagaaggtggcGTTGTGGCGGACCTGGTGGTGGCTGTGGATGGTTGGTCTAGTATTAGGGCTTGGCATGTTATGGTTCTTAGGGTTTGTATGTACAATGGGGCTAAGGATTTTAAGAACAAAGAAGATTCAAGTGATGATGGAGAGGGAAGCTAATGATGGTGAAGTGTTTGAGAGTAGGTGGGTTGGTGGAAGTAAAATGCCATCTGCAACTGTAACCAGAACCTTACCAGAGTCAGAATCCCGATTCGAAAACGGTTATCATGGATGA